Proteins from one Pleuronectes platessa chromosome 16, fPlePla1.1, whole genome shotgun sequence genomic window:
- the LOC128458631 gene encoding lipid droplet assembly factor 1 yields MQPSTSGSDSQQQQGRWTALLSRCQSCQNSEMAQVMKTKFVQYMGSHPFLTLTVMVFGAMAALPVGLFLGFALVTAGISAVGFVLFEVSLLFVAGLTLLCILCGLAFFSVTVSLILMAFQVSIANVLKYSPQLIKPFNVQEKETDSKTQD; encoded by the exons ATGCAGCCCAGCACCAGTGGATCTgactctcagcagcagcaggggcggTGGACCGCCCTGCTGAGCCGCTGTCAAAGCTGTCAAAACTCAGAG ATGGCTCAGGTGATGAAGACCAAATTTGTGCAGTACATGGGCAGCCATCCCTTCCTGACCCTCACAGTGATGGTGTTCGGGGCCATGGCTGCTCTGCCTGTTGGACTTTTCCTCGGCTTTGCTCTGGTCACCGCGGGTATTTCGGCAGTAGGTTTCGTTTTGTTCGAGG tgTCCCTGTTGTTTGTGGCCGGGTTGACTCTGCTGTGCATCCTCTGCGGTCTCGCCTTCTTCTCTGTCACAGTTTCACTCATCCTAATGGCTTTTCAGGTATCCATCGCCAACGTCCTGAAGTATTCCCCACAACTGATCAAG CCATTTAACGtccaggagaaggagacggattCCAAAACTCAGGACTGA
- the LOC128458629 gene encoding ER lumen protein-retaining receptor 2: protein MNIFRLTGDLSHLAAIIILLLKIWKSRSCAGISGKSQILFAIVFTARYLDLLTSFISLYNTCMKVIYIGCSCATVYLIYMKFRATYDGNHDSFRVEFLVVPVGGLAVLINHDFSFLEILWTFSIYLESVAILPQLFMISKTGEAETITTHYLFCLGMYRALYLFNWIWRFYFEGFFDMIAIVSGVVQTILYCDFFYLYVTKVLKGKKLSLPA from the exons ATGAACATCTTCAGACTGACCGGGGACCTCTCTCATCTGGCTGCCAtcatcatcctgctgctcaaAATATGGAAGAGCAGGTCCTGTGCAG GTATCTCTGGAAAGAGCCAGATCCTGTTTGCCATCGTGTTCACCGCACGTTACTTGGATCTGCTCAcctccttcatctccctctACAACACATGCATGAAG GTGATCTACATCGGTTGTTCGTGTGCCACCGTCTATCTGATCTACATGAAATTCAGGGCTACCTATGATGGCAACCATGACAGTTTCCGGGTGGAGTTCCTGGTAGTTCCTGTAGGAGGCCTCGCTGTTCTCATCAACCATGACTTCTCTTTCCTCGAG ATCCTTTGGACATTCTCCATCTACCTGGAGTCGGTGGCAATCCTGCCTCAGCTCTTCATGATCAGCAAGACTGGCGAGGCGGAGACAATCACCACCCACTACCTGTTCTGCCTGGGCATGTATCGTGCACTCTACCTCTTCAACTGGATCTGGCGTTTCTATTTTGAGGGCTTCTTTGACATGATTGCCATTGTGTCGGGCGTGGTCCAGACCATCCTCTACTGTGACTTCTTCTACCTTTATGTCACCAAAG TGTTGAAAGGCAAGAAGCTGAGTCTGCCTGCATAA
- the si:ch211-139g16.8 gene encoding uncharacterized protein si:ch211-139g16.8 isoform X1 — translation MRSPTSVQATDMDWLLCFSLMLTHLLLTDSLEKTEISLTQRQREIWRKTGQKVVLPCTVSPHSSANSFNYKWFVFKENSHFPLKLISPKYSLEGASLGIKPLNINDSGIYYCAAQRSGNPVNGSQHVGLGTALTVTRHVKTMTWHILLYSSFVLLVIYSTAIVTLIILKKHSCNICCRRMGKIDKQKESTKKTRFHSVLQEMNNRMDLDRSEHAPGQNGVQAEPASPEINMSTEDIYQNVN, via the exons ATGAGATCACCCACAAGTGTTCAAGCTACAGACATGGACTGGCTGCTTTGCTTTTCTCTCATGCTCACTCACCTGCTGCTAACAG ACAGCTTGGAGAAAACGGAAATCAGCTTAACACAGCGACAGAGGGAGATCTGGAGGAAAACAGGACAAAAGGTTGTTCTGCCTTGTACTGTCAGTCCTCACAGCTCAGCCAACAGCTTTAATTATAAGTGGTTTGTTTTCAAAGAAAACTCCCACTTTCCTCTCAAGCTGATTTCACCCAAGTACAGCCTGGAGGGAGCATCTCTAGGCATCAAGCCACTTAATATTAATGACAGCGGGATCTACTACTGTGCTGCACAGAGGTCTGGAAACCCAGTAAACGGCTCACAGCATGTAGGGCTGGGTACGGCTCTTACAGTGACAC GACATGTTAAAACCATGACATGGCACATTCTTCTGTATTCTTCATTTGTCCTCCTGGTCATCTACAGCACGGCAATCGTGACTCTTATCATTTTAAAAAAG CATAGCTGCAACATCTGCTGCAGAAGGATGGGAAAAATCGACAAG CAAAAGGAatcaacaaagaaaacaagattcCACAGTGTGCTGCAAGAAATGAACAACAGAATGGACTTGGACAGAAGCGAACACGCTCCAGGACAAAACGGTGTACAAGCTGAG CCAGCAAGTCCTGAAATCAACATGTCAACTGAGGACATCTATCAAAATGTCAACTGA
- the si:ch211-139g16.8 gene encoding uncharacterized protein si:ch211-139g16.8 isoform X2 — MRSPTSVQATDMDWLLCFSLMLTHLLLTDSLEKTEISLTQRQREIWRKTGQKVVLPCTVSPHSSANSFNYKWFVFKENSHFPLKLISPKYSLEGASLGIKPLNINDSGIYYCAAQRSGNPVNGSQHVGLGTALTVTRHVKTMTWHILLYSSFVLLVIYSTAIVTLIILKKLQHLLQKDGKNRQAKGINKENKIPQCAARNEQQNGLGQKRTRSRTKRCTS; from the exons ATGAGATCACCCACAAGTGTTCAAGCTACAGACATGGACTGGCTGCTTTGCTTTTCTCTCATGCTCACTCACCTGCTGCTAACAG ACAGCTTGGAGAAAACGGAAATCAGCTTAACACAGCGACAGAGGGAGATCTGGAGGAAAACAGGACAAAAGGTTGTTCTGCCTTGTACTGTCAGTCCTCACAGCTCAGCCAACAGCTTTAATTATAAGTGGTTTGTTTTCAAAGAAAACTCCCACTTTCCTCTCAAGCTGATTTCACCCAAGTACAGCCTGGAGGGAGCATCTCTAGGCATCAAGCCACTTAATATTAATGACAGCGGGATCTACTACTGTGCTGCACAGAGGTCTGGAAACCCAGTAAACGGCTCACAGCATGTAGGGCTGGGTACGGCTCTTACAGTGACAC GACATGTTAAAACCATGACATGGCACATTCTTCTGTATTCTTCATTTGTCCTCCTGGTCATCTACAGCACGGCAATCGTGACTCTTATCATTTTAAAAAAG CTGCAACATCTGCTGCAGAAGGATGGGAAAAATCGACAAG CAAAAGGAatcaacaaagaaaacaagattcCACAGTGTGCTGCAAGAAATGAACAACAGAATGGACTTGGACAGAAGCGAACACGCTCCAGGACAAAACGGTGTACAAGCTGA
- the mfsd13al gene encoding transmembrane protein 180-like isoform X2 — protein sequence MGRVRRLIITLGLNPVALAYAMTTLGSTMINSIFNFYYVKLFLNKYKISEGAFQQSQVMYMVWNAINDPLFGYLQDNSRVAFCSQRRLSILYGAPFYSLSFLIAWFPWRSYAPNDWLSGLHLMVALCVFDAMLTFVLLAHSALFAEISSHHQNRLRLIKYNQVASLIGSSSVLFCGLLSNNMEDYTAFQAFTVFIAVISCGFMLYTGIHIESRFENKGSRPIDPGCDDQTSQKSVFSVSPQTTLIWQILVNRDFQVFVIMNFFQVFMLAFFNNFTMIFAEHLIPPDVLPPLAKSIMYGAGFICPQLLVLSCQSLLHGLGYYRIILFTFYLEAAMAAIMLMLGPQHYYFLAFFLTINMVLIQASFSLFGLPLADIIDTDLQRHNRSSPLSSMVFGTNALFTKPGQSLAPMIVLYVLNQFGYEQLKEEGGNSNPSALASLHNVMFYLVCLVPMCVACAQVLAWKPFSIRNSHTVDAKYIDN from the exons ATGGGCAGAGTCCGGCGCCTGATCATCACCCTCGGGCTCAATCCCGTAGCTCTCGCTTATGCCATGACCACCCTGGGATCCACCATGATCAACAGCATATTCAACTTCTACTATGTCAAACTCTTCCTCAACAAGTACAAGATCTCAGAGGGAGCGTTCCAGCAGTCACAG GTGATGTACATGGTTTGGAATGCGATCAATGACCCTCTGTTCGGCTACCTGCAAGACAACTCCCGGGTGGCCTTCTGCTCCCAGCGCCGCCTCTCCATCCTGTACGGAGCTCCCTTCTACTCCCTGTCTTTCCTCATAGCCTGGTTCCCGTGGCGGTCCTACGCCCCTAACGACTGGTTGAGCGGCCTACATTTGATGGTggcgctgtgtgtgtttgatgccaTGCTGACCTTTGTGCTGCTGGCACATAGCGCGTTGTTTGCAGAGATTTCCAGCCACCATCAGAATCGACTAAGACTCATAAAGTACAACCAG GTGGCCTCTCTCATTGGCTCCTCCAGCGTCCTTTTCTGTGGTTTGCTGTCCAATAACATGGAGGACTATACAGCCTTCCAAGCCTTCACGGTGTTCATTGCTGTCATAAGCTGTGGCTTCATGCTCTATACAGGCATCCACATTGAGAGCCGCTTCGAAAACAAAGGGTCTAGACCCATAGACCCTGGGTGTGATGACCAGACGTCCCAGaagtcagtgttttctgtgtcgCCGCAAACCACATTGATCTGGCAAATCCTGGTCAATCGAGACTTTCAGGTTTTTGTGATCATGAACTTTTTCCAGGTTTTCATGTTGGCTTTCTTCAACAACTTTACCATGATATTTGCTGAGCACCTGATTCCTCCAGATGTGCTTCCACCTCTGGCCAAGAGCATCATGTACGGAGCGGGATTCATCTGTCCACAG TTGTTGGTATTGAGCTGTCAGAGTCTGCTGCATGGCCTTGGCTATTACAGGATCATCCTCTTCACCTTCTACCTGGAGGCTGCAATGGCTGCTATCATGCTAATGCTCGGTCCTCAGCACTACTATTTTCTGGCCTTTTTCCTCACTATTAACAT GGTCCTGATTCAGGCTTCCTTCAGTCTTTTCGGCTTGCCTCTGGCTGACATCATCGACACAGACCTGCAGAGGCACAACCGCAG TTCCCCACTCTCCTCAATGGTGTTTGGGACGAATGCTCTGTTCACCAAGCCGGGTCAGTCTCTAGCCCCGATGATAGTGCTCTACGTCCTCAACCAGTTTGGATATGAACAGCTGAAGGAAGAAGGAGGGAATTCGAATCCAAG cGCCCTGGCGAGCCTCCACAATGTGATGTTCTACCTGGTGTGTCTGGTGCCAATGTGCGTCGCTTGTGCTCAGGTCCTGGCTTGGAAGCCGTTTTCCATCCGCAACAGTCACACAGTAGACGCAAAGTACATTGACAACTAA
- the mfsd13al gene encoding transmembrane protein 180-like isoform X1, whose translation MAVQENLAAGAYTGTMGRVRRLIITLGLNPVALAYAMTTLGSTMINSIFNFYYVKLFLNKYKISEGAFQQSQVMYMVWNAINDPLFGYLQDNSRVAFCSQRRLSILYGAPFYSLSFLIAWFPWRSYAPNDWLSGLHLMVALCVFDAMLTFVLLAHSALFAEISSHHQNRLRLIKYNQVASLIGSSSVLFCGLLSNNMEDYTAFQAFTVFIAVISCGFMLYTGIHIESRFENKGSRPIDPGCDDQTSQKSVFSVSPQTTLIWQILVNRDFQVFVIMNFFQVFMLAFFNNFTMIFAEHLIPPDVLPPLAKSIMYGAGFICPQLLVLSCQSLLHGLGYYRIILFTFYLEAAMAAIMLMLGPQHYYFLAFFLTINMVLIQASFSLFGLPLADIIDTDLQRHNRSSPLSSMVFGTNALFTKPGQSLAPMIVLYVLNQFGYEQLKEEGGNSNPSALASLHNVMFYLVCLVPMCVACAQVLAWKPFSIRNSHTVDAKYIDN comes from the exons ATGGCCGTGCAGGAGAACCTGGCCGCGGGGGCCTACACCGGGACAATGGGCAGAGTCCGGCGCCTGATCATCACCCTCGGGCTCAATCCCGTAGCTCTCGCTTATGCCATGACCACCCTGGGATCCACCATGATCAACAGCATATTCAACTTCTACTATGTCAAACTCTTCCTCAACAAGTACAAGATCTCAGAGGGAGCGTTCCAGCAGTCACAG GTGATGTACATGGTTTGGAATGCGATCAATGACCCTCTGTTCGGCTACCTGCAAGACAACTCCCGGGTGGCCTTCTGCTCCCAGCGCCGCCTCTCCATCCTGTACGGAGCTCCCTTCTACTCCCTGTCTTTCCTCATAGCCTGGTTCCCGTGGCGGTCCTACGCCCCTAACGACTGGTTGAGCGGCCTACATTTGATGGTggcgctgtgtgtgtttgatgccaTGCTGACCTTTGTGCTGCTGGCACATAGCGCGTTGTTTGCAGAGATTTCCAGCCACCATCAGAATCGACTAAGACTCATAAAGTACAACCAG GTGGCCTCTCTCATTGGCTCCTCCAGCGTCCTTTTCTGTGGTTTGCTGTCCAATAACATGGAGGACTATACAGCCTTCCAAGCCTTCACGGTGTTCATTGCTGTCATAAGCTGTGGCTTCATGCTCTATACAGGCATCCACATTGAGAGCCGCTTCGAAAACAAAGGGTCTAGACCCATAGACCCTGGGTGTGATGACCAGACGTCCCAGaagtcagtgttttctgtgtcgCCGCAAACCACATTGATCTGGCAAATCCTGGTCAATCGAGACTTTCAGGTTTTTGTGATCATGAACTTTTTCCAGGTTTTCATGTTGGCTTTCTTCAACAACTTTACCATGATATTTGCTGAGCACCTGATTCCTCCAGATGTGCTTCCACCTCTGGCCAAGAGCATCATGTACGGAGCGGGATTCATCTGTCCACAG TTGTTGGTATTGAGCTGTCAGAGTCTGCTGCATGGCCTTGGCTATTACAGGATCATCCTCTTCACCTTCTACCTGGAGGCTGCAATGGCTGCTATCATGCTAATGCTCGGTCCTCAGCACTACTATTTTCTGGCCTTTTTCCTCACTATTAACAT GGTCCTGATTCAGGCTTCCTTCAGTCTTTTCGGCTTGCCTCTGGCTGACATCATCGACACAGACCTGCAGAGGCACAACCGCAG TTCCCCACTCTCCTCAATGGTGTTTGGGACGAATGCTCTGTTCACCAAGCCGGGTCAGTCTCTAGCCCCGATGATAGTGCTCTACGTCCTCAACCAGTTTGGATATGAACAGCTGAAGGAAGAAGGAGGGAATTCGAATCCAAG cGCCCTGGCGAGCCTCCACAATGTGATGTTCTACCTGGTGTGTCTGGTGCCAATGTGCGTCGCTTGTGCTCAGGTCCTGGCTTGGAAGCCGTTTTCCATCCGCAACAGTCACACAGTAGACGCAAAGTACATTGACAACTAA